Proteins from a genomic interval of Rhodococcus rhodochrous:
- the purE gene encoding 5-(carboxyamino)imidazole ribonucleotide mutase, which yields MSDVAQGAQVGLIMGSDSDWPTMQAAAEALVEFGIRFEVGVVSAHRTPQRMLDYAKDAAGRGIKVIIAGAGGAAHLPGMVASATPLPVIGVPVPLKYLDGMDSLLSIVQMPAGVPVATVSIGGARNAGLLAARILGASDPALREQMEKFQAGLEQMVLEKDEALRQKLLG from the coding sequence GTGAGTGACGTGGCACAGGGTGCACAGGTCGGCCTGATCATGGGCAGCGACTCGGACTGGCCGACCATGCAGGCCGCGGCCGAGGCGCTGGTCGAGTTCGGGATCCGCTTCGAGGTGGGTGTCGTCTCGGCGCACCGCACGCCGCAGCGGATGCTCGACTACGCCAAGGACGCCGCCGGTCGCGGGATCAAGGTCATCATCGCGGGCGCCGGGGGCGCCGCCCACCTGCCCGGCATGGTCGCCTCGGCGACCCCGCTGCCGGTCATCGGTGTCCCGGTGCCGCTCAAGTACCTCGACGGCATGGATTCACTGCTGTCGATCGTGCAGATGCCCGCCGGTGTCCCCGTCGCCACCGTCTCGATCGGCGGCGCCCGCAACGCGGGTCTGCTCGCCGCGCGCATCCTCGGTGCCTCCGACCCGGCGCTGCGCGAGCAGATGGAGAAGTTCCAGGCGGGTCTCGAGCAGATGGTGCTCGAGAAGGACGAGGCGCTGCGGCAGAAACTGCTCGGCTGA
- a CDS encoding sensor histidine kinase, which yields MPLVERWHRWSRAHIWAIDATLAGLLVFVGLTGTVDDYGLPGTAIALAMTVPLAWRRTRPVIAGGAVAVAAYTHLAVLPAMNAVAAFAVPAAVYALAAYAPRWSANAGLVLGVVGGAAAGARYFDQYEGRTVFATVTSAVLVAMFVAGVWAFGRMRGLRLREMDALTERNRLLELERLKEAELAATQERTRIAREMHDIVAHSLTAIIAQADGGRYAAAANPQTAADVLGTISETGRRALTDMRSLLSVLREDSPREFTTTPGVDDVPVLVDGIRASGLEVTLSVAGEPCAVPEGLGLSIYRIVQESLTNVLKHAGPRAHAEVTLRWHSDRIVVEIVDDGRGAAALVEARPGGQGLTGIEERARLHGGRADAGPRQGGGYRVCAELPT from the coding sequence ATGCCTCTCGTCGAGCGGTGGCATCGCTGGAGTCGTGCCCACATATGGGCGATCGATGCGACGCTTGCCGGTCTGCTCGTCTTCGTAGGGCTGACCGGGACCGTCGACGACTACGGCCTTCCGGGGACGGCCATCGCGCTCGCCATGACGGTGCCACTGGCATGGCGGCGCACGCGTCCCGTCATCGCCGGTGGGGCAGTCGCCGTGGCCGCCTACACGCATCTGGCGGTCCTTCCCGCGATGAATGCCGTCGCGGCGTTCGCGGTCCCGGCGGCGGTGTACGCGCTCGCCGCCTACGCGCCGCGCTGGTCCGCGAACGCCGGACTGGTGCTGGGAGTCGTCGGCGGTGCCGCAGCAGGTGCGCGGTACTTCGACCAGTACGAGGGTCGCACGGTGTTCGCCACGGTGACCTCGGCGGTGCTTGTCGCGATGTTCGTCGCCGGCGTGTGGGCGTTCGGCCGGATGCGCGGATTGCGGCTGCGGGAGATGGACGCCCTGACCGAACGTAATCGGCTGCTCGAACTCGAGCGTCTCAAGGAAGCGGAACTCGCAGCGACGCAGGAACGCACCCGGATCGCCCGGGAGATGCACGACATCGTCGCTCATTCCCTCACCGCGATCATCGCGCAGGCCGACGGCGGACGATACGCGGCCGCGGCGAACCCGCAGACCGCAGCCGACGTCCTCGGTACGATCTCCGAAACCGGTCGACGCGCGCTCACGGATATGCGCTCACTGCTGTCGGTGCTGCGCGAGGATTCGCCACGTGAGTTCACCACCACTCCGGGCGTCGACGACGTGCCGGTGCTCGTCGACGGGATCCGGGCGAGCGGACTCGAGGTGACACTGTCGGTCGCCGGCGAGCCCTGTGCGGTGCCCGAAGGGCTCGGCCTGTCGATCTACCGGATCGTGCAGGAGTCCCTCACGAACGTCCTCAAACATGCCGGACCTCGCGCGCACGCCGAGGTCACACTCCGGTGGCACAGCGACCGCATCGTCGTGGAGATCGTCGACGACGGCCGTGGGGCCGCCGCACTGGTGGAGGCGCGACCCGGCGGACAGGGGCTGACGGGCATCGAGGAACGGGCTCGGCTGCACGGTGGCCGCGCCGACGCCGGCCCCCGGCAGGGCGGTGGCTATCGCGTCTGCGCAGAACTCCCCACATAG